One Nicotiana sylvestris chromosome 12, ASM39365v2, whole genome shotgun sequence genomic window carries:
- the LOC104213505 gene encoding uncharacterized protein isoform X1, which yields MCNCFSTTFFPHSFGFTTSKLAHKTLLINGIPDLLLNSELGINRIQFSSDCFKLGKAKRNLTKSSLFNSDEYEFSDDLWLKDKEETEIPLSAAPITDEQVEKGELMKNGADSVDVESKLDRLEKGIVRRRKQMMKRSNMIAKQVISIRSALSLGFVSQLWVEINSWIVFLVEVRPNLLSGEVEKFLLEDVKQVGDVVLVEDESVMENEFKLVGLQTLVGYNVVTPRQRNIGKVRGYTFNINSGAVESLELDCLGISIIPSSLVSTYCLFVEDVVDVLSDTIVVQEAAVSRLQKLTKGFWDAQKTYSADEVEDYRVLRNPHANSQNGRSRKRSSGKKLRKKIKELTDDWELPMDFF from the exons ATGTGTAATTGCTTTTCTACTACCTTCTTTCCTCATTCATTTGGTTTCACTACATCCAAACTGGCCCACAAAACGCTACTCATCAATGGTATTCCTGACTTACTTCTCAATTCAGAACTTGGAATTAACAGGATACAGTTTTCCAGTGACTGTTTCAAACTGGGGAAAGCAAAAAGGAACTTAACCAAGTCGAGTCTGTTTAATTCCGATGAGTATGAATTTTCTGACGATTTATGGCTAAAGGACAAGGAAGAAACTGAAATTCCTCTTAGCGCAGCTCCAATAACAGATGAACAAGTGGAGAAGGGTGAATTAATGAAAAATGGTGCGGATTCTGTGGATGTGGAATCTAAATTGGACCGGCTGGAAAAGGGAATTGTGCGGAGGAGGAAGCAAATGATGAAAAGGTCGAATATGATTGCGAAGCAAGTGATCAGCATTCGTTCTGCTCTCAGCTTGGGCTTTGTTTCCCAGCTTTGGGTGGAGATAAATTCT TGGATTGTTTTCCTAGTTGAAGTGAGGCCAAACTTACTTTCTGGTGAGGTGGAGAAGTTTCTGCTGGAAGATGTCAAACAG GTTGGAGATGTTGTACTTGTTGAGGATGAGAGTGTGATGGAAAATGAATTTAAGCTTGTTGGACTGCAGACGTTG GTGGGGTACAATGTTGTAACACCACGTCAACGAAATATTGGGAAG GTTCGTGGCTATACCTTCAATATAAACTCGGGGGCTGTGGAATCTCTTGAGCTTGATTGTTTAGGAATATCCATAATACCATCCAGCTTG GTGAGCACCTATTGTCTATTTGTTGAGGATGTGGTCGACGTTTTATCAGACACCATTGTCGTGCAAGAAGCTGCAGTCTCACGCCTACAGAAACTTACTAAG GGATTCTGGGATGCCCAGAAAACCTACTCTGCAGATGAAGTGGAAGATTACCGGGTCTTAAGAAACCCGCATGCTAATTCCCAGAATGGACGAAGCCGTAAAAGATCTTCAGGAAAAAAgttaagaaagaaaataaaagaactCACTGATGATTGGGAGCTCCCTATGGATTTCTTTTAG
- the LOC138883830 gene encoding uncharacterized protein, whose amino-acid sequence MVYGVGALIPVEIGEPMTQYVQATEESNDEEMRVNLDLLEGRREAALIRMAAQKQVIERYYNRKARLRFFKIGDFVLKNVFQSTNAVNLGKLSPIWEGPYRVRDIAGKGAYELETMDGKVLPLHWNVVHLKRYYF is encoded by the coding sequence atggtttatggtgtgggggccttaattccagttgaaataggagaACCGATGACACAGTACGTTCAAGCAACggaggaatcaaatgatgaagagatgcgggtgaaccttgatttgctcgaaggaagaagagaagctgcattaataaggatggcagcacaaaagcaagtaattgaacggtaTTATAACAGGAAAGCACGTCTCAGATTctttaaaattggggacttcgtgcttaaaaatgTGTTCCAATCTACAAATGCTGTTAATttaggaaagctaagtccaatatgggaaggaccctacagagttcgtgacattgcgggaaaaggagcatacgagttggagacaatggatggcaaggttCTACCCTTGCATTGGAATGTTGTCCACCTAAAGAGATATTATTTCTGA
- the LOC104213504 gene encoding serine/threonine-protein kinase STN8, chloroplastic, producing MASLLSPATATICFSPLKPISKSYYFWSCTNHCKRNNTITCNSFVNDISDNLDHSLSQFPLFQSGYTQFQKVTGELPEEQKLGLLVFAGLAWIYLTARPGVLIGAIDAYILAPIQVGLDSLSGKRSFKMRDFLIGERLGEGSFGIVYSGVIVPKNVNLDEIFRRKGSSVKSLITDSRFKEKVILKQVKIGVQGAAECGDFEEWFNYRLSRAAPETCAEFLGSFVAEKTNSRYTKGEKWLVWKFEGNRDLADYLQDRGFPLNMESIMFGRVLEGLESIQRNALIIKQIMRQIITSLKKIHDTGIVHRDVKPSNLVVTKKGQIKLIDFGAATDLRIGKNYVPDRGLLDPDYCPPELYVMPEETPKPPPEPVAALLSPVLWQLNSPDLFDTYSAGIVLLQMAVPNLRSTAGLKNFNRELQVIGYDLNKWREKTRMRPDLSILDLDSGRGWDLATKLISERGGRLSAAAALRHPYFLLGGDQAAAVLSKLSFTK from the exons ATGGCGTCTCTGCTTTCTCCTGCTACTGCAACAATTTGTTTCTCACCACTGAAACCCATTTCAAAAAGCTATTATTTTTGGTCTTGCACCAACCACTGCAAAAGAAATAATACAATTACTTGCAATTCTTTTGTTAATGACATTTCTGATAATTTAGACCATTCTTTATCTCAATTTCCACTTTTCCAATCTGGGTATACCCAGTTTCAAAAAGTGACTGGCGAATTACCTGAAGAACAGAAGTTGGGGCTGTTAGTTTTTGCTGGGCTTGCTTGGATTTATTTAACTGCTAGACCAGGAGTGTTAATTGGTGCAATTGATGCTTATATTTTAGCACCTATTCAGGTTGGGTTGGATAGTTTGAGTGGGAAAAGGAGTTTTAAAATGAGGGATTTCTTGATTGGGGAAAGGTTGGGTGAGGGTTCATTTGGGATTGTTTACTCTGGGGTTATTGTCCCCAAGAATGTAAATTTGGATGAAATTTTTAGGAGAAAAGGATCATCAGTAAAATCACTTATTACTGACTCAAGGTTCAAGGAAAAGGTCATTCTTAAACAG GTTAAGATTGGTGTTCAAGGAGCTGCAGAATGTGGTGATTTTGAAGAATGGTTCAATTATAGGCTATCAAGAGCGGCTCCCGAGACATGTGCAGAGTTTCTTGGTAGCTTTGTTGCTGAAAAAACTAACTCACGATATACTAAGGGTGAGAAATGGCTTGTCTGGAAATTTGAG GGAAATCGGGACCTAGCTGATTACCTGCAGGATCGTGGCTTCCCCTTGAACATGGAATCTATCATGTTTGGTCGTGTCTTAGAAGGATTGGAGTCAATTCAACGGAATGCACTAATTATTAAACAAATCATGCGTCAGATTATTACTTCCCTTAAGAAAATCCATGACACGGGTATAGTCCATAGAGATGTAAAGCCGTCCAACTTAGTGGTCACGAAAAAGGGACAAATCAAGCTGATAGATTTCGGCGCAGCAACTGATCTCCGGATTGGAAAAAATTATGTGCCTGACCGCGGGTTACTCGATCCTGATTATTGTCCACCTGAACTCTATGTAATGCCAGAAGAAACTCCAAAACCACCACCCGAGCCAGTTGCTGCACTTCTTTCCCCAGTTTTATGGCAG CTAAACAGTCCCGACCTCTTTGACACATATTCTGCTGGAATAGTGCTTCTGCAAATGGCAGTACCAAACTTAAGGTCTACAGCAGGCTTAAAGAACTTCAATAGAGAACTACAGGTCATTGGATATGACTTGAATAAATGGAGAGAAAAGACCAGGATGAGGCCCGACCTCAGTATTCTTGATCTCGACTCTGGTAGAGGGTGGGATTTGGCTACGAAACTTATTTCAGAGAGAGGTGGGCGTTTATCTGCTGCTGCGGCTCTTAGACATCCTTATTTCCTTCTAGGTGGTGACCAAGCTGCTGCAGTTCTCTCCAAATTAAGCTTCACAAAATAG
- the LOC104213505 gene encoding uncharacterized protein isoform X2 — MCNCFSTTFFPHSFGFTTSKLAHKTLLINGIPDLLLNSELGINRIQFSSDCFKLGKAKRNLTKSSLFNSDEYEFSDDLWLKDKEETEIPLSAAPITDEQVEKGELMKNGADSVDVESKLDRLEKGIVRRRKQMMKRSNMIAKQVISIRSALSLGFVSQLWVEINSWIVFLVEVRPNLLSGEVEKFLLEDVKQVGDVVLVEDESVMENEFKLVGLQTLVRGYTFNINSGAVESLELDCLGISIIPSSLVSTYCLFVEDVVDVLSDTIVVQEAAVSRLQKLTKGFWDAQKTYSADEVEDYRVLRNPHANSQNGRSRKRSSGKKLRKKIKELTDDWELPMDFF, encoded by the exons ATGTGTAATTGCTTTTCTACTACCTTCTTTCCTCATTCATTTGGTTTCACTACATCCAAACTGGCCCACAAAACGCTACTCATCAATGGTATTCCTGACTTACTTCTCAATTCAGAACTTGGAATTAACAGGATACAGTTTTCCAGTGACTGTTTCAAACTGGGGAAAGCAAAAAGGAACTTAACCAAGTCGAGTCTGTTTAATTCCGATGAGTATGAATTTTCTGACGATTTATGGCTAAAGGACAAGGAAGAAACTGAAATTCCTCTTAGCGCAGCTCCAATAACAGATGAACAAGTGGAGAAGGGTGAATTAATGAAAAATGGTGCGGATTCTGTGGATGTGGAATCTAAATTGGACCGGCTGGAAAAGGGAATTGTGCGGAGGAGGAAGCAAATGATGAAAAGGTCGAATATGATTGCGAAGCAAGTGATCAGCATTCGTTCTGCTCTCAGCTTGGGCTTTGTTTCCCAGCTTTGGGTGGAGATAAATTCT TGGATTGTTTTCCTAGTTGAAGTGAGGCCAAACTTACTTTCTGGTGAGGTGGAGAAGTTTCTGCTGGAAGATGTCAAACAG GTTGGAGATGTTGTACTTGTTGAGGATGAGAGTGTGATGGAAAATGAATTTAAGCTTGTTGGACTGCAGACGTTG GTTCGTGGCTATACCTTCAATATAAACTCGGGGGCTGTGGAATCTCTTGAGCTTGATTGTTTAGGAATATCCATAATACCATCCAGCTTG GTGAGCACCTATTGTCTATTTGTTGAGGATGTGGTCGACGTTTTATCAGACACCATTGTCGTGCAAGAAGCTGCAGTCTCACGCCTACAGAAACTTACTAAG GGATTCTGGGATGCCCAGAAAACCTACTCTGCAGATGAAGTGGAAGATTACCGGGTCTTAAGAAACCCGCATGCTAATTCCCAGAATGGACGAAGCCGTAAAAGATCTTCAGGAAAAAAgttaagaaagaaaataaaagaactCACTGATGATTGGGAGCTCCCTATGGATTTCTTTTAG
- the LOC104213503 gene encoding leucine-rich repeat receptor protein kinase HPCA1: MAAARLLLCYLILSSAIYLTYSVTDPRDVAILRSLKDQWENTPPSWQKSDDPCGTSWEGVTCNNSRVTALGLSTMGLRGKLSGDIGGLTELISLDLSFNRGLTGSLSPRIGDLQKLNILILAGCSFSGSIPRELGKLAELSFLALNSNNFTGEIPRTLGNLAKLYWLDLADNQLTGPIPVSTSSSPGLDLLKKAKHFHFNKNQLSGSIPDNLFSGDMVLIHVLFDGNQFSGSIPLTLGLVQTLEVLRLDRNALNGSVPSNLNNLTSIVELNLAHNGLSGRLPDLSGMNSLNYLDLSNNSFHQSEAPVWFSTLQSLTTLVIEYGSLQGSVPQKLFTLPQLQQVKLRNNAFNDTLNMGGTIGRQLTLVDLQNNAISSITLGSGYKNTLILIGNPVCDTALGNTNYCQLQQQSAKPYSTSLANCGSKSCPADQKVSPQSCDCAYPYEGTFYFRGPSFRELSNANTFHSLEMSLWVKLDLTPGSVSLQNPFFNIDDYLQVQLGLFPPTGKYFNRSEIERIGFALSNQTYKPPPEFGPYYFIASPYTFQAERGETSISSRQIIGIAVGCTILVLLLVGLAIYAMKQKKLAEKAIGLSKPFGSWAPSRNDSESAPQLKGARWFSYDELKKCTSNFSTRNEIGSGGYGKVYKGILSSGQVIAIKRAQHGSMQGGLEFKTEIELLSRVHHKNLVGLVGFCFEQGEQILVYEYISNGTLRENLSGKTGIYLDWKRRLRVALGSARGLAYLHELANPPIIHRDVKSTNILLDQNLTAKVADFGLSKLVSDSSKGHVSTQVKGTLGYLDPEYYLTQQLTEKSDVYSFGVVMLEMITAKQPIEKGKYVVREVRAAINKNDDEHYGLSDMIDPIIRSAPNLIAFTKFVDLAMQCVEESAADRPTMSEVVKMLETILQNDGLETNSTSASSSITDFGTAIGHPYNKDALQRKEISDTHAFDYSGGYTIPRNVEPK; encoded by the exons ATGGCAGCCGCCCGGCTGTTGCTCTGCTACCTCATCCTCTCTTCTGCTATCTATTTAACCTACAGTGTCACAGACCCCAGAGATG TTGCAATACTTCGATCTCTGAAAGACCAGTGGGAAAATACACCACCTAGTTGGCAAAAGAGCGATGATCCTTGCGGAACATCCTGGGAAGGTGTAACCTGCAACAACTCAAGGGTAACTGCATT GGGATTATCGACGATGGGACTGAGAGGAAAATTAAGTGGTGACATTGGTGGGCTCACTGAATTAATTTCCTT AGACTTGTCATTCAATCGAGGACTTACAGGTTCCCTCTCTCCGCGGATAGGAGATCTGCAGAAACTTAACATATT AATCCTCGCTGGTTGTAGCTTCAGCGGCAGTATACCAAGGGAATTGGGAAAGCTTGCTGAGTTATCTTTCTT GGCACTTAACTCAAACAATTTCACTGGCGAGATACCACGAACTCTTGGCAATCTGGCAAAACTCTACTGGCTTGATCTAGCAGATAATCAGTTAACAGGACCAATTCCTGTTTCAACCTCCTCAAGTCCGGGGTTGGACCTTTTAAAAAAGGCAAAGCACTT CCATTTTAACAAAAACCAACTTTCAGGCTCCATTCCGGACAATCTTTTTAGCGGTGACATGGTGCTAATACATGT ATTATTTGATGGAAATCAATTTAGCGGGAGCATTCCATTAACATTAGGACTTGTTCAGACACTTGAGGTTCT TCGGCTTGATAGAAATGCCTTAAATGGTAGTGTCCCATCAAACCTTAACAACCTCACAAGCATCGTAGAGTT GAATTTAGCACACAACGGACTGTCGGGCCGACTACCAGATTTAAGTGGAATGAATTCCCTTAATTATCT GGACTTGAGCAACAACTCATTCCATCAATCGGAGGCGCCAGTATGGTTCTCGACATTACAGTCTCTCACCACTCT AGTCATTGAATATGGCTCACTCCAGGGATCAGTGCCCCAGAAGCTTTTCACTTTACCCCAATTACAACAAGT GAAACTGAGGAACAATGCATTTAATGACACGCTGAACATGGGTGGGACCATTGGCAGGCAACTCACACTTGTTGATTTACAGAATAACGCGATTTCCTCAATAACGCTCGGCTCTGGATACAAAAATACATTGAT ACTGATTGGAAACCCTGTCTGCGACACGGCCCTTGGGAACACGAATTACTGCCAGCTTCAGCAGCAATCCGCGAAACCTTATTCTACTAGCCTAGCTAATTGTGGAAGCAAATCATGTCCTGCTGATCAAAAAGTTAGCCCGCAAAGTTGTGATTGCGCTTATCCATACGAGGGAACATTCTACTTTAGAGGACCATCTTTTAGGGAGTTGTCCAATGCTAATACGTTTCATTCGCTTGAAATGAGCTTGTGGGTGAAGTTAGATCTCACGCCCGGTTCAGTTTCTCTACAGAATCCTTTCTTCAACATTGATGATTATCTTCAGGTGCAGTTAGGATTATTTCCACCAACGGgaaaatattttaatagatcagaGATTGAGAGGATTGGATTTGCTTTGAGTAACCAGACTTATAAGCCACCTCCAGAATTCGGACCTTACTATTTTATAGCATCTCCTTACACTTTCCAAG CCGAACGTGGAGAAACTTCTATTAGTTCGAGACAAATTATTGGAATAGCTGTTGGGTGTACCATCCTGGTCCTCTTGCTTGTTGGTCTTGCAATATATGCTATGAAGCAAAAGAAACTTGCTGAAAAAGCTATTGGATTGAGTAAACCATTTG GATCGTGGGCTCCAAGTAGGAACGATAGTGAAAGTGCACCACAACTAAAGGGAGCGAGATGGTTTTCTTATGACGAACTCAAAAAATGCACGAGTAACTTTTCAACGAGAAATGAGATTGGTTCCGGTGGCTATGGGAAG GTATACAAAGGAATCCTCTCAAGTGGGCAAGTAATTGCTATCAAAAGAGCTCAACATGGATCCATGCAGGGAGGACTCGAGTTCAAGACCGAAATTGAGTTGCTTTCACGGGTTCACCACAAAAACCTCGTTGGTCTGGTCGGATTCTGTTTTGAGCAAGGCGAACAAATACTGGTCTATGAGTATATTTCAAATGGTACACTCCGAGAAAATTTATCAG GGAAAACAGGCATTTATCTAGATTGGAAGAGGAGACTTCGTGTTGCGCTTGGTTCAGCCAGAGGATTAGCTTATCTGCATGAGCTTGCCAACCCTCCTATAATTCACAGAGATGTGAAATCGACTAATATTTTATTGGATCAGAATTTAACAGCAAAGGTCGCAGATTTTGGCTTGTCCAAACTCGTGTCAGATAGCTCAAAGGGTCATGTTTCCACTCAAGTTAAAGGCACATTG GGTTATCTAGATCCTGAATACTATTTGACTCAACAATTAACCGAGAAAAGTGATGTGTATAGCTTTGGAGTTGTAATGCTAGAAATGATAACTGCAAAGCAACCAATAGAGAAGGGAAAATATGTCGTTCGAGAGGTGAGAGCAGCTATTAATAAGAACGATGACGAGCATTATGGCTTGAGTGATATGATCGATCCAATCATTAGAAGCGCGCCAAATTTAATCGCGTTTACAAAGTTCGTGGATCTGGCAATGCAATGTGTTGAAGAGTCTGCTGCTGATCGTCCAACAATGAGTGAAGTGGTAAAAATGCTTGAAACTATTCTACAAAATGATGGTTTGGAAACAAATTCGACGTCTGCATCATCATCAATCACAGATTTTGGGACAGCAATAGGACATCCTTATAATAAGGATGCTCTACAGAGAAAGGAAATAAGTGATACTCATGCTTTTGATTACAGTGGTGGTTATACTATTCCAAGAAATGTGGAACCAAAATAG